The Plasmodium falciparum 3D7 genome assembly, chromosome: 12 genome contains the following window.
cttatatttaaatgggatacatatatatatatatataatatatatatcataagattattattttattttatttcatttcgtttcattttgttaatttttttttatttctatgaTTAAGTTACTTATTGTGTGTAAAAtagaaatgaatataaattatataaatgtttattttaaataagtatttattttatataattaatatatgcaaatttattattttattattattttctttttttcatatgtttcaaaaacatttaaaatatatatatatatataaaggaatATACTAAATTGCAAAAATCAATTCAAAATacaaagtatatatatatatatatatatatatattatatatagattgGAATAAAAACTTTCGGAttgttactttttttttttttcctttttttttttatcagaTTGAAAACTACTCATTTTTTTGACGCTCATTCacttcattattttatatacatactttcaaagaattaaaagtaagtataataaattacaatATCGCCATTTAATTTTctcatcatataaaaaagaaaagaaaaagaataaccttatttctatatactaatttttaaaatataaattatgtaacTGTTCTTTCGGTATTATCTTATCAGCATATCttagaaatattaataatgattcttttttaagaataacaaataacaaaattgTATAATTACAAATAAGTCCAAAACACAAATAGAAACATATTTACCCatccttttattattaaaataatatattaatactttacattaatttattattttaaaatatcgtgtattggaaatatatatagaaattattaaatgtatataaaatattatatatatatatatatatatatatatatatatatataacaccttgtaaaatataaaatgtatatatcttcataaaattatatattatatttcaattaaaaaataaaataaaatttataaatatatatatatatatatatgaaattttattcatatcgtatatagaaaatatataaatttattattacataatattttatactgTATAATTTAATGTACATCAtcgaaaataaaaaaaaaatgaaatattattatatatataataatatattattaaaattcgAACCGTaacgtatatttttattataataattgtacaaaaattatttaatatttttcctaaacatatatataagatattataaagaattcttttaataataacataattgttttattaggattgaaaattatatgattattacttcttaatattatatgaaatatatatatatatatatatatttatttatttatttatctataataaatttttttctttttttattttaaatggaAAGTTCAGAAAATGCGTTTTTATGAACATACATAAAAATTGACCTttgtatttaaaataaaaaaaaaaaaaaaaaaaaaattatatcaagcattcaagtatatatattattatattattatattatattataaaagtttatgtataaatagaataaaattatatctataaataattttgtctattccaaaatatattaatattcatcttttaattagataaataattattttcttatttttattattttccttttttttttttttttttttatttttttatttttttttttatttttttattttttttttttgtaattattctatttatgtgatatttttatatataataaaaaaaaaaaatttaatttgttccttttattaatttttatttttttttggggcacattgttatatatgaataatatataaacccagagcaattatatatatataaaatatgttatattttttttttttctttttttcatttatatatatattttgcacatgaatatatttaatttatatagtatttcttaaaatatttatataaataaatatttgtatatacatatatatatttatatatatatatatatatatatatatatatatattatttccttttaatGAGCTTATAATTCGTCACTTTTATCATTTGATTCATTATCTACATTATTATCTTTCTTTTGTATTTCATCATCTATATTAATTTCTTCTTCAAATTTGGATGAGTCATTTTCatcttcaatttttttaGTTTCAAATATAGATGGATCTAAATCgtcaatttttaaattattatcaactCCTAATTTTTGATTAATATGGTCATAAACTATTTGAGCCAAATCTGCAGTATCTTCTAAATCAAATCCTGATGCTAATTTAGCTGATTGGTACATAATTTTAATACTATTCGTTAGTTCAAGATCTTTAGGGTTAGTTACAGATCTTTTTAAAAGATCGATCATAATTGGATGATTTGGATTAATTTCAAGTATTTTTTGTCCACTCATTGCTTTAATTTGATCAGAATTACTAACattcattttcattaatttttcCATTTGTCCTGATAATCCCCATTCAGTTGATACAACAGCACATGGTGCATCTACTAATCTTCTAGAAATTTCTACCTTGaatatttgattttttagAGTATCTGATATAACATCAATTAATgctttatacattttttgcatttgttgttcttttttcttttcttcttctgTTAATTCAAAAGAGATTTCTCCTTTTTGAATAGATTTAAATTTCTTTCCTTCGTATTCTTGTACTCTTTGTATACATGATTCATCAACAGATTCTGTTAAGAAAAGTacatcaatatttttttttttaaagatttGTAATTGTGGTATTTTGGctaaatattcatatgaatCTCCTGAagcataataaataaatttttgatCAGGTTTCATATGTTCAATATATGTATCTAAAGATATACTTTTTGGATATTGCATAGTTTTGAATAAAAGTAATTTTGCAATTTTATTACGATTAATATCATCTTCATAACAACCACTCTTTAAAAATTTTCTATATtccttatatattaatttatatgtgcTTGGTTCACTTAATTTTTTggtaatttctttttttttctcttcatCAGTTTCATTTTCTAATTCAGATCGTAGggtttctttatttttcttaccTTCTTTGTATAATTTATGGAAGGTATCTAAAATTTTACGTACAATACGTTTAGAAACTGCCTTCAATATTTTATTCTGTTGTAACTGTTCTCTGGATACATTAAGAGGTAAATCATCACTGTCAACAACACCTTTCACAAAACTCATATATCTAGGTAAGAATTCAACAAATTCATCTGCAACTAAAACTCTTCTAACATATAATTTGAGAGAATTTTGTTTAGAATACAATTGATCATTCATAGAAGGTGCTTTAGAtggaatataaattaaacacTTAAATTCAATTTCTCCTTCTgcaaaaaaatgtatatgatataaagGTTGATCATTATATCCTGATAAAACACTAAAAAATTGTTTATAATCTTCatcttttaattcttttggTGATCTTAGCCATATGGGTCTTTGCTCATTCATAAGTGTCCATTTTTTGACTTTCTTTTCAACTgttcttgtttttttattaggGTCATCAGTTTCTTCAACTTTTACACTATCATAATTTGGATCATTTACCATATCTTTAGCAATATCTGCTAATACCTCTTCAGTATATACATTTtcatgtaataaatatatagggAATTGTATAAATTGACTATATTTAGAAATTAAAtccattaattttttatcatttaataaattcgTTGCATCTTCTTTTAGATGTAATGATATACGTGTACCTCTTTTTAATGTAGCTCCTCTTGgatctttatatatagtaaatTTAGCATCTGCTGTTGATTCCCATATATATtgttcatcatcattattttttgtatatacgATTACTTTATCTGCTACTAAAAATGCAGAATAAAAACCTACACCAAATTGACCAATTAAACTCATATCTCCTCCACTTTTAGAAATAGCTTCTAAAAAGTTAGAAGTACCAGATTTTGCAATAGTAcctaaattatttattaaatcaaCTTTTGTCATACCTATACCTGTATCTGTAATtgataaaatattcttttctttatttgCTGAAATACGTATTTCTAATTTCTTTTCCTCTCCTAATACACTTTCATcagataaagataaaaatctAATCTTCTCCAATGCATCAGCTGCATTAGATATTAATTCTCTTAAAAATACTTCTTTCTGAgtatataaagaattaacTATAATATCCATTAATCTTGTTACTTCAGTTTGATATTGATGGCTTTCCATCGATTCAGTTGGTTTCTCTCCTTCTTCAATTTCTTCTAATGTATCCCTATCTCTTTTTACTTCCTTCTTCTCCCCACTAGAATCTGACACATCATCACTAGGTCCCTTATCACCCTCAACACTACTATCACATAAGACCCTTCTTACATTTTCTTGTATTACAcataacacaaaaaaaaggaaaaaaaaagaatatatgttatttaattTCATTTCAGCCAAACGATAAACTACGACACTTGAacgaataaataataaatattaaatatatataaatatatatatatatatatatatatatatatatattatactctttttatattcttaaaaaagaatattcttTTATGCGTACAAAAATTAGTATCACTAAATGGAAGTGTAATTGTGTATATATtctcaaatataaaaataaataaaaaaatatatataatatatactttatatttctttctaatttaatattttacacaAAATATTGTCTGCCTTCCttttaaaggaaaaaaaaaaaaaaaaaaaaaaaaaaaaaaaaaaactataatGAATAGTACATAAAAatggatatatttatataaaataaataaataaatatatatatatatatatatatatatatataagaatataaatgtaaaacaaaaaattacacaagaaacatataaagaaaataattaataaaataatatatattatattatatatatatattatatatatattatgaaaattttattataattttctgtttatataatatattattgtatatatataaacacatgACAAAAAAACacttaatttaaaaatataataagtttCTATTTctcaaaaaatgaataatataaaaaaaaaaaaaaaaaaaaaaaagaaaatcaaaaatatttacatttttttacatttttttttttttttttatatatattatgtatacatatattaatatatatatgcaataaaatattatatatatatatatttatttatttaatatccctatttaataaaattatacatatattattatattttattatttcttatgtATTTTTGTACAATccctatttttttatttatatacgcTTTAGATATATGCGTAAAATCCAGTTTTTCTTTGAAGAAgccaataaataaatttttatacttGCTTTTTTATATGCTATGAAAATAagataaatgtataatataattattaacctgttttataaataaatatacgtatttatttattattttactattattagtaaattttttttatttaaatttttttgtttttgttattctcatattttttcaaattattaaaataagattatataaaaaaataaaagagaaggaaaaagaatattcacaaatatatatatatatatatatatagatataaatataaatatatattttttttattttgaaaaaatgtTTTTCCTTAAAATAAGATATGTACGCAAAGGAAAACAaagtaattattatataaatataaaaataaatatatatatatatatatatatttatatatattatataatattataaagcaaaaaaaaaaaaaaaaatgagcaTATGTATTCATATCGTAAGAATCTGCGTACacttatatataagatacaaatgtatatatatattatatatacataatcattacaaataaattaaaaaatatatttttctagacctttataatatcattatctccatatatatatatatatgaaagtaCACatctattttttcttaaagatatatttaatggtatattattatttatattggaaaacaaaataaatataaaattcgTAAACATAATTTAACATGTGACAAACAATAATATTGTTCATAagggaaaaagaaatatatatatatattatttaagctaaaatattgaaaaaggaaatactataaaatatattccttCTTAGTTCCgttattctatttttttttttttttctattaatattaaacccatatattgtttttctgtataaacaaataatattaggAGTACAACTAAACATATAGGCATATTTATCtaatctttattatttctttattttatatatattctttatatttaataaattatttcgaATAAGAAGGTATTAATTactaatttaaaaaaaaaaaaaaaaaatggaaagaaagaaagaaagaaagaaagaaagaaagaaagaaagaaagaaagaaagaaagaaagaaagaaagaaagaaagaaagaaagaaagaaagaaagaaagaaagaaagaaagaaagaaagaaacaTAAAACAAACAATTGATTCTCCCCCATTAAATTGGGATTCTTAAAActgtttatgtttattttaagttttttttatatattaatagttTTTTGCTTAtacattataaattaaaaaaaaaaagaagtagCAATATTaagttgttttttttttttcatatattaaaatgaataatataacaaagacattaatatatttggatttataaatatattaataaatgatggtgatatatatatatataaataaacaatttatatatattatataatatatatttatttttttatatgtgtgCGGTTTAtgtacattatataaaatatatatattatataatatatataaattatattatatatatatatattttttatatatagtatataattatatatgtactaaataaatatttttatttttatatatgcatatatttatgtgtacatatatttgtaGGGGGTatctaaataataaaataaatatccaCCTAATACgtattaaaacatataaaggTGTACGCCTTTTTGTatcaatttaaaaataaaatgattatatatgattaatttgtaatttatttttattaatatctttgtaatattattaaaaaaaaaaaaaaaaaaaaaggtatataatatatatgtatatatatatttatttatttatttttatttttatttttttttcttctttaaataaaatacaagaTGAcgctatatatattataatagaatgtgttttttttttttttttttaaattcataaTAGTATCTCaccatataaaatatatttgattattttaaaatattttaatttaatacctatatataatacacctaaataaatttaaatgtgaaaaaatatatgtttatatatatatattattttaatatgaattggaaaatatatcacatatatatatatatatatatattatattatacaaataatattatatatatttgtatcatttcttctaaatatatatttttctttttgtaaatataataaatatatatatatatttaaagtttttttaatttttttatatctattactttattgttttatttatattctttcattttccttattgtgttatattatatatatatatatatatatagatagatatatttatacatatatataaattgtat
Protein-coding sequences here:
- a CDS encoding endoplasmin, putative; translation: MKLNNIYSFFFLFFVLCVIQENVRRVLCDSSVEGDKGPSDDVSDSSGEKKEVKRDRDTLEEIEEGEKPTESMESHQYQTEVTRLMDIIVNSLYTQKEVFLRELISNAADALEKIRFLSLSDESVLGEEKKLEIRISANKEKNILSITDTGIGMTKVDLINNLGTIAKSGTSNFLEAISKSGGDMSLIGQFGVGFYSAFLVADKVIVYTKNNDDEQYIWESTADAKFTIYKDPRGATLKRGTRISLHLKEDATNLLNDKKLMDLISKYSQFIQFPIYLLHENVYTEEVLADIAKDMVNDPNYDSVKVEETDDPNKKTRTVEKKVKKWTLMNEQRPIWLRSPKELKDEDYKQFFSVLSGYNDQPLYHIHFFAEGEIEFKCLIYIPSKAPSMNDQLYSKQNSLKLYVRRVLVADEFVEFLPRYMSFVKGVVDSDDLPLNVSREQLQQNKILKAVSKRIVRKILDTFHKLYKEGKKNKETLRSELENETDEEKKKEITKKLSEPSTYKLIYKEYRKFLKSGCYEDDINRNKIAKLLLFKTMQYPKSISLDTYIEHMKPDQKFIYYASGDSYEYLAKIPQLQIFKKKNIDVLFLTESVDESCIQRVQEYEGKKFKSIQKGEISFELTEEEKKKEQQMQKMYKALIDVISDTLKNQIFKVEISRRLVDAPCAVVSTEWGLSGQMEKLMKMNVSNSDQIKAMSGQKILEINPNHPIMIDLLKRSVTNPKDLELTNSIKIMYQSAKLASGFDLEDTADLAQIVYDHINQKLGVDNNLKIDDLDPSIFETKKIEDENDSSKFEEEINIDDEIQKKDNNVDNESNDKSDEL